Proteins from one Syntrophaceae bacterium genomic window:
- a CDS encoding glycogen debranching protein, protein MATPSLENITSLSRDTLLGLEWLETNGQGGYASSTLLSCHTRKYHALLAANLKTPAGCFVLLSKLEDAFHCNGRGTPLFCDRFPGCFVPAEMPPLRSFRWDPGPVFEYGDGTFSLRKEIILVFEEDQVLVRYELLDGPPGGSLTIRPFLAYRGIHALARRNGFLQTRPQTMSDGFSLNPYEGMPPIFFQTSLQPTFTPSPDWYLNFEYIRERERGYEWREDLFTPGELTVSLERGKPVVVSVSLTPCRRKLTGLWTAEADRRKREAAEDGPFLERCPPVDRPALYSLLRAGRQFLIRTPAGRRAVIAGYPWFTDWGRDALISLPGLTFRSGRPKTGTEILLCLAEQERGGLLPNFFSDDGQPGAYNTVDAPLWFFWAVQEMLASTGDLGLVRNRFWPVLKRIVRHLIEGTSFDIFMDGRGLLHAGSEEMNLTWMDARAGGVPVTPRGGYAVEVNALWYNAVCFSATLAEHFGERDFSLSGLPARIRRSFQDAFWNEEGNCLGDVLQGGILDTSVRPNQVIAAALPFSPLDPARREAVVETVRRTLLTPRGLRTLSRSDSRYCGRYEGDGESRDRAYHQGTVWPWLLLPFGMALLQATKDRREAEAFLQGYLRIFLREHLPEAGLGTISEIFDGDPPHRPDGCIAQAWSVAAVLHLQALLHDGTAGMEEDGDPAA, encoded by the coding sequence ATGGCAACGCCGTCGCTGGAAAACATCACCTCCCTTTCCCGTGACACCCTTCTCGGCCTGGAGTGGCTCGAGACCAACGGCCAGGGCGGGTATGCCTCAAGCACCCTCTTGAGCTGCCATACGCGGAAATACCACGCGCTCCTGGCGGCAAACCTGAAGACGCCGGCGGGCTGCTTCGTCCTGCTCTCGAAGCTGGAGGATGCGTTTCACTGCAACGGCCGGGGAACGCCCCTTTTCTGCGATCGTTTCCCCGGCTGCTTCGTCCCCGCGGAGATGCCGCCCCTGCGGTCTTTTCGCTGGGACCCGGGACCGGTGTTCGAATACGGCGACGGCACGTTCTCCCTGCGCAAGGAAATCATCCTGGTTTTCGAGGAAGATCAGGTTCTCGTCCGTTACGAGCTTCTGGACGGGCCGCCGGGCGGAAGCCTGACCATCCGGCCTTTCCTTGCCTATCGCGGGATTCATGCCCTGGCCCGCCGGAACGGGTTTCTCCAGACCCGGCCGCAGACGATGAGCGACGGGTTCTCGCTCAATCCCTACGAGGGGATGCCCCCGATCTTCTTCCAGACCAGCCTTCAGCCGACGTTCACCCCCTCCCCGGACTGGTACCTGAATTTTGAATACATCCGCGAGCGGGAACGGGGGTACGAATGGAGGGAAGACCTGTTCACACCGGGAGAGCTGACGGTCTCCCTGGAGAGGGGGAAACCGGTCGTCGTATCGGTTTCGCTGACTCCCTGCCGCCGGAAACTGACGGGCCTATGGACAGCCGAAGCGGACCGGCGGAAGCGGGAAGCGGCGGAGGACGGACCTTTCCTGGAGCGGTGCCCCCCGGTAGACCGTCCAGCCCTGTATTCCCTGCTCCGGGCGGGCCGGCAGTTCCTGATCCGCACTCCCGCGGGCCGGCGGGCGGTCATTGCCGGCTATCCCTGGTTTACCGACTGGGGTCGCGATGCACTGATCTCCCTTCCCGGACTCACATTCCGGTCCGGAAGGCCCAAAACGGGAACGGAAATCCTGCTCTGCCTGGCTGAACAGGAGCGGGGAGGACTCCTTCCGAATTTCTTTTCCGACGACGGGCAACCCGGGGCCTACAACACCGTCGATGCTCCGCTGTGGTTTTTCTGGGCGGTCCAGGAGATGCTGGCCTCGACGGGGGACCTGGGCCTTGTCCGGAATCGGTTCTGGCCGGTCCTCAAGCGGATCGTCCGCCACCTGATCGAAGGGACCTCCTTCGACATCTTCATGGACGGCAGGGGGCTTCTTCACGCCGGATCGGAAGAGATGAACCTGACCTGGATGGACGCCCGGGCAGGCGGTGTCCCCGTAACACCGAGGGGCGGCTATGCCGTGGAGGTGAACGCCCTGTGGTACAATGCCGTCTGTTTCTCCGCCACGCTGGCCGAGCATTTCGGGGAGCGGGACTTTTCCCTGAGCGGCCTCCCGGCGCGCATACGACGGTCCTTCCAGGATGCCTTCTGGAATGAAGAGGGAAATTGCCTGGGGGACGTTCTGCAGGGAGGAATCCTGGACACATCCGTCCGGCCCAATCAGGTCATCGCAGCCGCCCTCCCCTTCTCTCCCCTCGATCCCGCCCGGAGGGAGGCGGTCGTGGAAACGGTCCGCAGGACCCTGCTGACACCGCGCGGGCTCCGGACGCTCTCCCGGTCGGACTCCCGGTACTGCGGGCGATACGAAGGAGACGGGGAATCCCGGGACCGGGCGTATCATCAGGGAACGGTCTGGCCGTGGCTTCTCCTGCCTTTCGGCATGGCCCTGCTCCAGGCAACGAAGGACCGGCGGGAGGCGGAGGCGTTTCTTCAAGGATACCTGCGCATCTTCCTCCGGGAACACCTCCCGGAGGCCGGACTCGGCACCATCTCGGAAATCTTCGACGGCGATCCTCCCCACCGCCCGGACGGCTGCATCGCCCAGGCCTGGAGCGTTGCCGCCGTCCTCCATCTCCAGGCTCTGCTCCATGACGGAACGGCCGGAAT
- a CDS encoding branched-chain amino acid aminotransferase, whose translation MKIKTTKTAPAKRKPKHKNEATLGFGKIFTDHMFTMPYREGKGWFDPAIVPYRDFSLDPACICLHYAQLIFEGLKAYRGKDGAIYLFRPLENARRMNNSARRLCMPAVDENLFLEAVRELVIIEKDWIPKGLGTSLYIRPTMIATEPALGVHSSPEYLFYIIVGPVGAYYPEGFSPTKIFVEEHYVRSAPGGIGYCKAAANYAASLYASKAAQEQGYTQVLWLDAVHKKYVEEVGTSNIFFLIGDELITPPLGGTILPGITRDSVIQLARSWSIPVMERPVTMEEVIIASERGLLKEAFASGTAAIVSPIGQMFFRGKEHKIGGGKTGALTKRLYNEILQIQYGEKEDPFGWRLRISG comes from the coding sequence ATGAAGATCAAGACCACGAAGACCGCACCGGCAAAGCGTAAACCCAAACACAAGAACGAAGCGACGCTGGGGTTCGGGAAGATCTTCACGGACCACATGTTCACCATGCCGTATCGGGAAGGCAAGGGCTGGTTCGATCCCGCCATTGTACCCTACAGGGATTTTTCCCTCGATCCCGCCTGCATCTGCCTTCACTACGCCCAGCTCATCTTCGAGGGCCTGAAGGCCTATCGGGGCAAGGACGGTGCGATCTACCTGTTCCGGCCCCTCGAAAACGCCCGTCGCATGAACAATTCGGCGCGGCGCCTCTGCATGCCCGCCGTCGACGAGAACCTTTTCCTGGAGGCTGTCCGCGAGCTGGTGATCATCGAGAAAGACTGGATTCCCAAAGGCCTGGGCACGTCCCTCTACATCCGGCCCACCATGATTGCCACGGAGCCGGCCCTGGGCGTCCACTCCTCCCCGGAATACCTGTTCTACATCATCGTGGGCCCCGTCGGCGCCTACTACCCCGAGGGATTCAGCCCCACGAAAATATTCGTGGAGGAGCATTACGTCCGGTCCGCCCCCGGGGGCATCGGCTACTGCAAGGCCGCGGCGAATTACGCCGCCAGCCTTTACGCCAGCAAGGCGGCCCAGGAACAGGGATATACCCAGGTTCTCTGGCTCGATGCCGTCCATAAAAAATACGTGGAGGAAGTGGGCACAAGCAACATCTTCTTCCTCATCGGCGATGAGCTGATCACACCGCCACTGGGTGGAACGATTCTACCGGGGATCACGCGGGATTCGGTGATCCAGCTCGCACGCAGCTGGAGCATCCCCGTGATGGAACGCCCCGTCACCATGGAGGAGGTGATCATTGCCTCGGAGCGCGGTCTCCTCAAGGAGGCCTTCGCCTCCGGAACTGCGGCCATCGTCTCGCCCATCGGCCAGATGTTCTTCCGCGGCAAGGAGCACAAGATCGGCGGCGGGAAAACAGGCGCCCTGACGAAGCGGCTGTACAATGAAATCCTGCAGATCCAGTACGGCGAGAAGGAAGATCCCTTCGGATGGCGCCTGAGAATATCAGGGTAA
- a CDS encoding outer membrane lipoprotein carrier protein LolA, with protein sequence MKFITARQNSLPHSTVLSSARRRRLRRLFVLLSVLWLPVLAFLILPEAIRAEAPPLDKLLADMQERYEKTESLKGRFIQEVTVKGSKKAEREEGTVYFRNPGRMAWHYEKPKAKKLIIGPKTSWLYVPEDRAVYVQRAESLLKSRLTIRFFTGLGKLREDFQIEYAKPEAIDREGNLLLVLTPRDPGLGISRLHLTVGREDLQVHEVRFTDSFGNLTRVAFRDLQENVRISDRTFSFKPPKGVEVLQLP encoded by the coding sequence ATGAAGTTTATTACGGCGAGACAGAATTCCCTTCCTCATTCAACAGTTTTGTCATCCGCACGGCGGAGACGGCTCCGCCGGCTCTTCGTACTCCTTTCCGTCCTGTGGCTTCCGGTCCTGGCGTTTCTCATTCTGCCGGAGGCGATCCGGGCGGAGGCGCCACCGCTGGACAAGCTCCTGGCGGACATGCAGGAGCGGTATGAAAAAACCGAATCCCTGAAGGGGCGATTCATACAGGAAGTCACCGTAAAGGGATCGAAAAAGGCCGAGCGGGAAGAAGGGACGGTCTATTTCCGAAACCCCGGGCGCATGGCCTGGCATTACGAGAAGCCGAAGGCGAAGAAGCTGATCATCGGGCCCAAGACATCATGGCTCTATGTACCGGAAGACCGGGCCGTTTATGTCCAGAGGGCCGAAAGTCTTCTCAAATCCAGGTTGACCATCCGCTTTTTCACCGGACTGGGGAAACTCAGGGAGGACTTCCAGATCGAATACGCCAAACCCGAGGCGATCGATCGGGAAGGAAATCTCCTGCTGGTCCTCACCCCCCGGGATCCCGGTCTGGGCATCTCACGCTTACACCTGACCGTCGGCAGGGAGGACCTCCAGGTCCACGAAGTACGATTTACCGACTCCTTCGGGAACCTCACCAGGGTCGCCTTTCGGGACCTGCAAGAAAACGTCCGGATTTCCGACCGGACCTTCTCCTTCAAACCCCCGAAAGGGGTCGAGGTTCTCCAGCTTCCCTGA